A genomic stretch from Caballeronia sp. LZ062 includes:
- the cas6e gene encoding type I-E CRISPR-associated protein Cas6/Cse3/CasE, producing MTALNLIHCQPDSHKFGLWASRHGVLPSGGDLGYALHAALQAVFGPLAPKPFYYRDARAGLIAYSSHSADALREASALCAAPELADALGLDAGPRSAGLNIRALPTQWQAGRVLGFEVRVRPTRRREDGEDGEKKRVRERDAFLVACSQRPEDDDLRRELVYAEWLNEQFQSTGAASLVEARMTRFQLTPVLRRTQAVSGDGTPRQSRFIDGPDAVFTGHLRVENADAFARLLARGVGRHRAFGFGMLVLRPASIDG from the coding sequence ATGACCGCGCTTAATCTCATTCATTGTCAGCCCGATTCGCACAAGTTCGGGCTGTGGGCATCGCGGCATGGCGTACTGCCGTCCGGCGGCGATCTCGGTTACGCCTTGCACGCGGCGCTCCAGGCAGTCTTCGGTCCCCTTGCGCCCAAGCCTTTCTATTACCGCGATGCGCGCGCCGGACTGATCGCCTATTCCTCGCACTCAGCCGACGCGTTGCGTGAGGCGAGCGCACTCTGCGCCGCGCCCGAGCTGGCCGATGCACTCGGCCTCGATGCAGGCCCGCGTAGCGCCGGCCTCAACATCCGCGCGCTTCCGACGCAATGGCAAGCAGGGCGCGTGCTGGGCTTTGAAGTGCGCGTCCGGCCTACGCGACGCCGTGAGGACGGTGAGGACGGCGAGAAGAAGAGAGTCCGCGAACGCGACGCGTTCTTGGTCGCTTGCTCGCAAAGGCCCGAAGACGACGATCTGCGGCGCGAACTCGTCTATGCCGAATGGCTGAACGAACAGTTCCAATCGACCGGAGCTGCCAGTCTCGTCGAAGCTCGCATGACGCGGTTCCAGCTCACGCCTGTGCTTCGTCGCACGCAAGCCGTTTCCGGCGACGGCACACCTCGGCAATCGCGTTTCATAGACGGCCCGGACGCGGTGTTCACGGGACACTTGCGTGTCGAGAATGCCGACGCGTTCGCTCGGTTGCTTGCGCGCG